One genomic window of Corynebacterium sp. sy039 includes the following:
- a CDS encoding SprT-like domain-containing protein, which produces MKTMPDKYSDVEIIASTRRVRSISAKVVDGRIQVRVPAHLPAAQRDKEVAAIVRKLRAKLHKDTLDNDQLCARAHTLNARYLENRASFSTITWVSNQHQRWGSTTVKHNALSEIRISHRLAEVPDYVLDAVIIHELVHTFVPGGHTAEFWLWADRAPKAERAKGFLEAYSRFGG; this is translated from the coding sequence ATGAAAACTATGCCAGACAAATACTCAGATGTCGAAATTATTGCTTCCACCAGGCGTGTTCGTAGCATTTCTGCAAAGGTCGTTGATGGGAGAATCCAAGTGCGTGTCCCTGCACATCTTCCTGCTGCTCAGCGCGATAAGGAAGTTGCCGCAATCGTGCGAAAATTACGCGCAAAGTTACACAAGGATACCTTGGATAATGATCAGTTGTGTGCGCGTGCGCACACACTCAATGCTCGCTATCTTGAGAACAGGGCGAGCTTTTCGACGATTACCTGGGTAAGCAATCAACATCAACGCTGGGGCAGTACGACGGTGAAGCACAATGCACTCAGTGAGATTCGCATTAGCCATCGACTAGCTGAGGTACCAGACTATGTGCTCGACGCTGTGATTATCCATGAACTTGTGCATACTTTTGTTCCTGGTGGACACACTGCTGAGTTTTGGCTTTGGGCAGATAGAGCGCCCAAAGCCGAGCGAGCTAAAGGCTTTTTAGAAGCCTATAGCCGCTTTGGAGGCTAA
- a CDS encoding PPA1309 family protein, with protein MTTSDFPPQALNKSMLEAVDFIHAEGWDQPPTLFALVPASLLDDAMPEVFAEEDEHTPLALVVQDMLPEHILPGSEELGEFLASIVWPDQVVGAVLAQEIMFYDSSASDSSTSITDAALDISAVPQARPARLFSGVLGTYAQLTLLQLRPSEEELATKGPFAEDDIELRGGENIAPGVIAALQYPFEHPGGY; from the coding sequence ATGACTACCTCTGATTTTCCGCCCCAAGCCCTCAATAAATCCATGCTTGAGGCAGTGGATTTTATTCACGCCGAAGGATGGGACCAGCCCCCCACTCTTTTTGCACTCGTTCCCGCGTCCTTGCTTGACGACGCCATGCCAGAGGTCTTTGCCGAAGAAGATGAACACACCCCTCTAGCCTTGGTGGTTCAAGATATGCTGCCAGAACATATCCTGCCTGGCTCAGAAGAGTTAGGCGAGTTTCTTGCCAGTATTGTCTGGCCCGATCAAGTAGTTGGTGCAGTGCTGGCTCAAGAAATCATGTTCTATGACTCATCTGCATCCGATTCATCCACGTCAATCACGGACGCTGCACTAGACATTTCCGCTGTGCCACAAGCCCGCCCAGCACGCTTATTCTCCGGAGTCTTAGGCACATATGCACAATTAACCCTGCTCCAATTGCGTCCCAGCGAAGAAGAACTAGCTACCAAAGGTCCTTTTGCTGAGGATGATATTGAATTACGCGGTGGGGAAAATATCGCCCCTGGTGTTATCGCAGCACTGCAATATCCCTTTGAGCACCCTGGGGGGTACTAA
- a CDS encoding PDZ domain-containing protein codes for MKRGSRTLILGAIPLVLLTGLVTVDHIPGTNISLTVPYAAEGTGPTFNTLGEVDGQDVVEISGAQLDDTDGHLNMTTVSVRSNMTLGQALGRWLFTKDTLVPIEQIFPQNMTEEEVKEANEKAFSTSEASATIAAMNYLNLPLSIEVSDLAEDSPAAAVLEQGDEIIAIDDKPVAQPEEIKQAVQAKKPGDSLSVKFKRAGKEQSISLRLTAKEDEPDTAFLGASLVSIPANGVEVTYHLEDVGGPSAGMMFSLAVIDKLSKGSLTGGKFIAGTGTIDADGTVGPIGGIEHKIRAAKEAGAQLFLAPEANCSQARREASGITLASVDNISDAIEQIKAFNEGKEVKTCS; via the coding sequence GTGAAACGAGGTTCCCGTACGTTAATTCTTGGCGCTATTCCACTGGTATTGCTTACTGGGTTGGTTACCGTTGATCATATTCCTGGTACCAATATCAGTTTGACTGTGCCTTATGCGGCTGAGGGGACAGGACCTACGTTTAATACTTTGGGTGAAGTAGATGGTCAGGATGTTGTCGAGATTTCCGGTGCGCAATTAGATGATACTGATGGTCACCTTAATATGACCACTGTGAGTGTGCGCTCGAATATGACCTTGGGGCAGGCTTTGGGGCGGTGGCTTTTTACCAAGGATACCCTTGTGCCTATTGAGCAGATTTTTCCGCAGAACATGACTGAAGAAGAAGTCAAAGAAGCAAACGAGAAGGCTTTTAGCACCTCAGAAGCCTCGGCGACGATTGCCGCTATGAATTATCTCAATCTCCCTCTTTCTATTGAAGTTTCTGACCTTGCTGAGGATTCTCCCGCAGCCGCAGTTCTAGAACAAGGCGATGAAATAATCGCTATCGACGACAAGCCCGTGGCACAACCAGAGGAAATTAAGCAGGCAGTGCAAGCCAAAAAGCCTGGTGATTCCCTGTCGGTTAAGTTTAAGCGTGCGGGGAAAGAACAAAGCATATCGCTACGATTAACAGCCAAAGAAGATGAACCTGACACTGCCTTTTTGGGTGCTTCGCTTGTGTCGATTCCTGCTAATGGCGTGGAAGTGACCTATCACTTGGAAGACGTCGGCGGGCCGTCGGCAGGCATGATGTTTAGTTTGGCAGTGATCGATAAGTTATCGAAAGGCAGTCTTACGGGGGGTAAGTTTATTGCTGGTACTGGAACTATTGATGCAGATGGCACTGTTGGTCCTATTGGTGGGATTGAGCATAAAATTCGTGCTGCCAAAGAAGCTGGTGCGCAGTTATTCCTTGCGCCTGAAGCTAATTGCTCGCAGGCGCGTCGTGAAGCCTCGGGAATTACCTTGGCCAGCGTGGACAATATCAGTGACGCTATTGAGCAAATTAAGGCTTTTAATGAGGGGAAAGAGGTAAAGACCTGCTCTTAA
- a CDS encoding zinc-dependent metalloprotease has product MNNGFGFSFSFNGNDDDDNNDKNNPFGGGLGDMLNQFGQMLSGMGSTMNSPDGQGPVNYALAERIARQQIHISRRITDSDVTAVNDAVRLAELWLDKSTILPASGNKVEVWNEENWLENTLPTWKRMVTPVAENMNAAQMESLPEEAREMVGPMIGMMNQMSGMNFGMQLGNALGDLADQTLTGTDFGLPIAPAGITALLPKNLGKISHGLGFAQHELLVYLAAQESARQRLFHHAPWLIERLVSSAEEYASGLVIDTSHIEEKMREMNLESGDPSAIQDAMHQLQEMDLSPNISSSNLGAVTRLETLLALIEGWVEYVVTEALSEMLPSTAAMNEAWKHRRETGGSAEKAFSSVVGIEFDAPKVAAAVELWRRVTVAVGAERRDQVWDHPDFLPTAEDLDNSAEFIDGLLDDALGNDFDPIAEITALEEQLAEQARQTEDAEDSSDDSDSGNGSVEGSDEGPDEDPEAKSN; this is encoded by the coding sequence ATGAATAACGGTTTTGGATTTTCTTTTAGCTTTAATGGCAACGACGATGACGATAACAACGACAAAAATAATCCCTTCGGGGGCGGTTTAGGCGATATGCTCAATCAATTTGGGCAAATGCTCTCCGGTATGGGTTCCACAATGAACTCACCCGACGGGCAAGGCCCAGTTAATTATGCCTTGGCAGAGCGCATTGCTAGGCAACAAATACATATATCGCGCCGTATTACTGACTCTGATGTCACAGCAGTTAATGACGCAGTACGTTTAGCTGAATTATGGTTAGATAAATCCACTATCCTTCCTGCCTCAGGCAACAAGGTAGAGGTATGGAATGAAGAAAACTGGTTAGAAAACACTCTGCCTACCTGGAAACGCATGGTCACCCCAGTTGCCGAAAATATGAACGCAGCCCAAATGGAATCACTACCAGAAGAAGCTCGGGAAATGGTAGGGCCTATGATCGGCATGATGAACCAAATGTCTGGCATGAACTTTGGTATGCAACTAGGCAATGCTCTTGGTGATTTAGCAGACCAAACTTTAACTGGCACCGATTTTGGCTTACCCATTGCCCCTGCCGGAATTACTGCGCTTTTGCCCAAAAATCTCGGAAAAATCTCCCACGGACTAGGGTTTGCGCAGCATGAACTTCTCGTTTATCTAGCGGCACAAGAAAGCGCACGACAGCGCCTCTTCCATCATGCTCCTTGGCTCATTGAGCGCCTAGTATCTTCCGCAGAAGAATACGCTAGCGGACTTGTGATCGACACGTCCCATATCGAAGAAAAAATGCGAGAGATGAACTTAGAGTCGGGAGATCCTTCTGCTATTCAAGATGCAATGCATCAATTACAGGAGATGGATCTGTCCCCTAATATCTCTTCCAGCAACCTAGGCGCAGTAACCCGCTTAGAGACTCTCCTTGCCCTTATCGAAGGCTGGGTCGAATATGTCGTTACCGAAGCCCTAAGTGAAATGCTGCCTTCTACCGCAGCCATGAATGAAGCCTGGAAGCATCGACGCGAAACAGGCGGATCTGCAGAAAAAGCCTTTTCTTCTGTGGTGGGTATTGAATTTGACGCACCAAAAGTAGCGGCAGCCGTAGAGCTGTGGCGACGTGTGACCGTTGCAGTAGGTGCCGAGCGCAGAGATCAAGTGTGGGATCATCCAGATTTCCTCCCCACTGCAGAAGACCTCGATAACTCAGCAGAATTCATCGACGGATTGCTTGACGACGCACTGGGCAATGATTTTGACCCCATTGCAGAAATCACCGCTCTGGAAGAACAACTTGCTGAGCAGGCACGCCAAACAGAAGACGCAGAAGATTCTTCCGACGATAGCGATAGTGGTAACGGTAGCGTCGAAGGTTCAGACGAAGGTCCAGACGAGGATCCAGAGGCGAAATCGAATTAG